CAGTACAACCCTCAGATTTATCTGGACATCCAAAAATTCGTAGATCACTACCGCAAAGAGACTGGCAACAATCAGTTGGGCACTCGCTTCATAAAGACGGTAAAAACCACCCTCAAAAAACTCAACAAATCTGCTTTACACTATCAGGTCAGATACGATGATATTCGGTTTCTACCCATCCCTGTTTTCTCTGTCATGGTGCACTATCGTGTAGATGAAGAAAATAATACTGTTTCTGTAGAGGCTATCTTTCATACTAAAGACGATCCTGAGAAGTGGACTGGCAGGTGATTAAAAAAACTAGGGTTTGTTGGGTGAGAAATTGCAAATTACGTGAACCCTGCACGGCCAAAATCGCTATGAAAGCAAATACTGAAATCAAACCTAAAGAAATTATCACAATGTAGGCTATTACCTTCTTTTTTGTATTGACCCCATCTCCCATTTGAACTATTGGATTTTCATACTCTCCAACAATGTATTTGTGATATAATGAGCTTTTAATTAAAAAATATAAAGGAAACAGAGACAATAGAGCAATCCCAGAATTACCCACCTTCCCAAAGAAATATATTGAACCGTAAAAAACAGCAGATAAAATAAAAGTTAGGAATATAGATAAAACCCACACAGCTCGTTCTAATCGTCTATCAGCCTTTTTGTTAATAATAGAAACACAACAAGTCAATAGGTATAGCAACATCGATTTTAACCTCATATCCCCTTATACAATTCCAACAACCTTTCATCTTTTTCATTGGCACGAACATCTTTGATAATAGCATCAACGCCTTCTATGTCCGACATCAACACCAAAGCCTGAAAGGCTGAAAACCTAGCCATATAATTGGAGTTGTTTCTGGCCACGTCTTCGAATTGAGGGATGGCGGCTTTCCTATATTGGTCCGGAGCCTCTAAGAGTTTTTCCGCGTAAGCCTGAATAAAGAAGAATAGTGTATTTCCGTCCAATCCATTCATTCGGTTCTGAAACCAGTCGAAGGAATCTTTGTGCTCTTGAAAGAGATAATATTCAGCAAGCATGATCACGATATTCAGGTTAGTTACCTCTTGTTGGCTAACTAAAAATTCAGCGGGTAACTTTTCTTCATTTTTGGTGAATTGGGCAATAGTGGATGCTGCCACCAGATATGAGGAGTCATTTAAGGCTTTATTGAATTCTGCTCTGTATTTTTCAAATCCGCTTTCTCCGATATAAGCGAGTGCATACGCTCTAACCTGTGAACTGGGATCGTTTAACATTTTCACAACATCGTTTTCATATTTTTTCAATTTCACTTCTTCGTCCATCAAATATTCCAAAGCATACTGTCTAACCATATAATAAGGATCTTCAAAAGCCTTTCTCAAAATTTGGTCAACGAGTTTTTTATCTTCGAAGGAATATAAACTATCCAGTGTTTCGATTCTACTATATAAACTACCGTCCTTCACAAACTGTGTAAAATATTCCTCTTCGGTTTTAGGGTGGTTGATAACACCGAGAAGTTGACGCTCGCTATCGAAAATGACAACATCCGGCTTTTCTTCCATCGGAAACTGATAGGTCTCAAAGGCTTCATTGATCACTATCGGGAAGCTAGCCAATTCGTCTCCTTTCCATATGTCCACGAATACTGGCAATTGGAATATGGGCATTTCGTCCTGATTTTGGGTTTGTTCCACAGTCAGAGTCAAAGTATCATTTTCATATGCATGTCTAACCTCAAGTTCAGGATGCCCGGCAAAGAAAAACCATTGGTCAAAAAACCAATTCAAATCCTCTCCTGTAACTTCTTCGAAAGCCATTCTCAACTGTGCTGCTTCCACGGAATTGAAGGCATTGGCATGCAAATAATTTTTCAAACCTAGAAAAAAAGCGTCATCTCCTATATAACTCCTCAACATATGCAAGACAGCTGCTCCCTTATTGTAAGTATGAGCATCAAACAAATCTTCCTGATCTTCATAATAGTAGCGAATCAAATTTTTAGGTTCTTCTGCCGCTTCTATCAAATAGGCCTCTTGTTCTACTAAAAAAGTATAGTCCGCTTCATCCTGACCATATTTGTATTGATTCCACAAGTATTCAGAATAACTCGCAAACCCTTCATTCAAGGTTAGATTCGACCAAGATTCGCAGGTCACTAGGTCTCCAAACCACTGGTGCATCAGCTCATGAGCAATGATGCCATCCCAATTGTCGTCAACTAAATATCGACGATCTACATTTAGGTCTTCATAAAATAAAGAAGCGGTAGTATTTTCCATAGCGCCTGACACATAATCACGAACTACAATCTGATCGTACTTTTTCCATGGATATGGATAACCCAATATATCAGAAAAGAAGGTCATCATTTCAGGCGTATGGCCAAATATATCCTTGGCATACTGACCATAATCTTCTTCCAGCCAATAAGCCAATGGTACATCATTCCATTCGTCTCTAGTAACACTGAACTCACCAATGGTCATCATAAATAAATAAGGAGGATGTGGTTGGTCCATCTCCCAAACATCTGTTCTTTTCCCGTTGGGCTCTTTAATTTGCTCTGTCAGCAAGCCATTAGACAAGGTCTTGAACTTGTCCTGCACGGTAATTCTCATTTTCTGCGTACAACGCTCATTAGGAATATCTATGGTAGGAAACCATCCAGAACTAGCTTCAGTTTCTCCCTGGGTCCAGATTTGTTGAGGTTTGTCAGGATCAGATCCATCTGCATTGATAAAATATAAACCTCGATTTTCTTCAATGGCTTCACTTCCACCCGCTTCTCGCTCGTAAGGTTTTGCTGTGTAATCAATGATCACTTGAATTGTGTCTTTACGAGTATGCGTCTTACTCAAAGGAATCAACATTTCCCAGCCATCATATTCAAATTCATTGGCCTTACCATTCACAGACACCGAATGGATATCCATTCCTTTGGCATCCAATACCAATGACTCTTGCTCATAAAATAATGGGGATAAATCCAAAGTAGCTGTTCCATTAAGATATCGCTTTTCCCAGTCGAAGGATACTGCCAAATCCGTATGAAGCAAATCCCATATTCTGGAAGCAGAGCCTTTGTATGTTAAGAGTTCTGACTCCATCAAATCTCCGGAAATCGTTTCTCCTTCACTATTCGATTGCGTAACTCCTTTATTCTGGACAAAAAATAAAATTCCAAAAATCAATGAAAGACATTTTGTATACTTCATACTACGTGAATTAAGTGTTCTGTTTTCAGCGCCCCAAGTTAACCTTTATTAACCTTTTGGTTTGACCAAATATGACTATTTTCGCCAGTTAAATTTCCATTTTTTATGAGCGATTACAATAAGTTAAACAATATAACCGGTTGGATTATTTTCATTCTAGCCACTACAGTATATGCCCTTACTGTAGAGCCCACTGCTAGTTTTTGGGATTGTGGTGAATTTATAGCTGTATCATACAAGCTTGAAGTTCCTCACCCACCAGGCGCACCATTCTTTTTATTACTAGGGAGATTGTTCTCTTTCCTTGCCATGGGTGACGTAACCCAAGTGGCTTATTGGATCAATATGTTGAGTGTATTGAGTAGTGGATTTACAGTACTGTTCCTGTTTTGGTCAATCACTCATTTAGCAAAAAAACTAGTCACTCCAGACACCAGTTATACCAACTTTGTCATCATAGGCAGCGGATTAATAGGCGCTTTGTCTTATACCTTCTCTGATTCGTTTTGGTTTTCCGCAGTAGAAGCTGAGGTTTATGGCATGTCTTCATTTTTCACTGCTTTTGTTGTTTGGGCAATGCTCAAATGGGAAAACATCAAAGACCCATCAGATGAAAACAGATGGATGATTCTAATTGCCTACATGGTAGGGCTTTCTATTGGGGTTCACTTGTTGAACTTGGTGACTGTACCAGCATTAGGTTTAATTTATTATTTCAAGAAAAGAGAAAAATTAAGCACGAAAGGTATTATCACTACGCTTTTGGCCAGTGGTGCAATTGTTCTAATAATTATGGAAGGTGTCATACCAGGACTACCAAGCTTTGCAGGCAAGATGGAAATCTTCTTTGTCAACAACTTAGGCCTACCTTTCAACTCAGGAATAATTTTCTTCATAGCCTTATTTTTAGGTGGTTTGGTGTATGGAATCTATTATTCCATAAAATCCAGCAATGCTACTTTGAATACGATCCTTGTAAGTTTTGCCTTTATCATAATCGGATACTCTTCTTATTCCATAGTGTTGATTAGATCTAATTATAATCCTCCGATCGATGAAAACAATCCGGAAGATGTATTGAGTTATGTTTCTTATCTGAAAAGAGAGCAATATGGTAGTAGACCATTGCTTCACGGTCAGGTATTTACTGCAGATATTGTAGATCAGAAAAAAGGCGCTGCAGTTTACACTAAAGGAGAGGACAAATACGAAATCACTGATCACAAATTAGAATACATCTATGACCCAGAGCATACGACCATCTTACCTAGAGCGTACAGCAATCAACCTGGGCACGTTCAACGTTATCGTGAAATCTTAGGGTTGAAAAATGGTGAGAAGCCAAGTTTCGGAGATAACCTGGCTTACATGTTCAAACACCAGTTGGGCACGATGTACTTCCGTTACTTCATGTGGAATTTTGCCGGAAGAGCTTCCGACATTCAGGGAGCGGACTGGGTAGGCCTCAATGATGCATTTGAAAAAGTACCTCCAATGCTCGAAGAAAATAAAGGAAGAAACATCTTCTTCATGATTCCTTTGATCCTAGGTATCATCGGCTTGACATTCCAATATTATAAAGACCCGAGAAACTTTGCCTTTGTTGGTCTGTTGTTCTTCTTAACTGGAGCAGCGATTGTATTGTATTTGAACTCCCCTCCTACAGAGCCGAGAGAAAGAGATTACATCTATGCGGGCAGTTATTATGCCTATGCTTTTTGGATTGGCATAGGGTTTATCGCCATATTTAATGGCCTAATGGCAGTGATCAAAAAAGGAATACCAGCTGCAGCTATTGCACTTGTCATTTGTTTATCAGCTCCAATCATTATGGCTTCTGAAGGCTGGGATGATCATGATCGATCAAACAGATACTTCTCCGTAGATTCAGCGAAAAACTTCCTGGCTTCTTGTGAGCCAAATGCCATCATTTTCACAGGAGGAGACAATGATACTTTCCCATTATGGTATGTGCAGGAAGTAGAAGGATTCAGAACTGACGTAAGAGTAATTGTATTGAGCTACTTCAACACGGATTGGTACATCGCTCAAATGATGCGCGATGCTTATGAATCAAAACCACTTCCGTTTGGATTGACACTTGACAATTATAAACAAGGTGGTTTGAATGACTACTTGCCATTAGTCGAAAGGCAAAACATAAAAGGTGGTACGATGAACGCAGCTCAGTTTATCAAGTTGATCAAAGAAGAACACCCAGCGTTGGCAGTACCGACTTCTATCAGCAGCTATAACTCCGTGCCTGCCAAAAACTTCTACTTACCGATAGATTCGGCTAAAGTGATGGAAATGGGAATTATCCCAGAACAATTTGCTTCAAGACTTTCTGATCGCATGACCTGGAGCATGAAAGGCAGAGGGTTAGAGAAGAAGGATTTGGCGATTTTGGATTTGATTGTGAACAACAATTGGGAAAGGCCAATTTATTTCAACAATACATCCGCCTCAAGTGTAAACTTCAATTTGAAGGACTACATGGTTCAGGAAGGGAATGCCTTCAGGTTATTGCCAATAAAAAGTCAAACCTCTGGTGAAATGTTTGTGAATACGGATATCATGTTTGACAATATGATCAACAACTTTCATTGGAGAGAGTTGGACAACCCTACAGTTTATTATTCCGAAGACTACAGAAATTTCGTTTTGAATCACAGAGCTAGTTTCAATACCTTAATTGAAAATTTACTAGCTGAAGGAAAAACTGAAAAAGCACGAGAGGCTCTAATGAAATGCCTGGAGTTCATGCCAGATGATGTAATCAGATATGACCACTTTAGCGTGCAACAAGTAGGTTACTTGATTCTTGTTGGTGAAGAAGAAAAAGCGATAGAAATGGCTGAATTGATTTCACAAAGATCTGATGAGATGCTGACCTACTTATATACTACAGGCAATCTGGACAGATTTGAATTACAAAAGAATCTGATCTCACTCAGCGAATTGGCTAGAACATTCAGAGGGACTGAAAACCTCGAGCTTGCTAGTAAGTATGAGGAACTATTCAGAAAACACTACGAACTGGTTCAATAGAATTGATACCCATAAAACATGACCCGTCCTAAAATAGGTTGACGGTTTTTAAAAAGATTTAAGTAAAACCTGTGGATTGATATTCACAGGTTTTTTCATGTATAAAGTTAGGTGTTTTATAGTTGAGACTTAGATGAGGTCTTTGATTGTTGTAGGTATCTATTGACTCTTTGATCAGTATTTTCAATTCTTGGCCAGTATTGCATTTATGAATGAGGAACTCCCCCTTTAGGATACCATTAACTCTTTCTGCTAGTGCATTTTGATAGCAGTCATACCCATCGGTCATAGATGGGGTGATTTGATGATTACTAAGCTCAGACTGATAAAGAGTGGAGCAATATTGTAATCCTCTATCGGAATGATGAATAAGCGTTTGGGTTGTTTTTCTGTTTTTGACAGCAACTTTCAGTGCTTTGACCACGTGTTCAGCACTCATGTCATCACTGAGGTGATAGCCCATAATCTTTCTACTATATGCATCTGTGACCAAAGAGAGGTAATGGGTTCGCTCCCTACTTTTGATGTAAGTAATATCACTGACAAAAACTTCTTCAGGGCGAATAGCTTTCCGATCCTTCAATAGGTTGGGGTATTTTCTCAACCAATGCTTACTGTTGGTAGTTTTTGTATAATTCTTCTTTGGCTTGATGAGCAGGTGTTCGGCTCTTAAATAGTTGAACAAAGCATCTCTACCCACTTTTATGTTTTGCCGGTCAAATTCACCTTTCAATGAATGGTACAGCTTCCGCGTGCCCAGTCGGGGCATTTGCATCCTTACCTTTTGGACAAGGGGTTTGATCCTGGAGAGTTCTTCTGCTCTTTGCTTAGATCTCTGTATTGATTGATAAACCGCCTGTCTACTAATCCCAAACAGTCGACAGCTACGTGAGAGACTCACGTGCTTTTCTTCTCGGATGCGCCAGATTGTTTGGGTAATCCCTTTTTTCTGATTGAAGTTCCGTGTTCTTTGTCTGAGATGTCAATCATCATATTAAGAATCTCATTCTTCAATCGCTCATCAGATAATTCACGTTCTAATCGCTTGATCTTCTGTGCTGGTGTCTCTTTTGATTTAGGTGAGGCCATAAAGTGTTGCTTCGGGTGACTCCAGTCTAATTTACCATATCTGCGTAACCAAACCAAAACTGTACTCCTTCCTTGTATACCATAAGTTTTTTGGGCTTGCTTGTAGGTCATTTCGCCTTTTTCCACTTCAGATACAACCGCCAGTTTAAAGCCCATGTTGTAGTCGCGCTGGGTGCGCTTTTTCCCTCCTAAAGAACTGCGCTTCTCGTCTTTCATAAATAAGTCGTTTTTGTGTCAACTTATTTCAGGACGAGACAACAAAAAAAGAAAGGCCTCGAAAATTCGAGGCCTTTCTTTTTTTCGCTCCTTGCTTCTTTTATTACTTCTTTAAAAATTTATAGGCTTCTTTAAATTGAGAGAAATCATCTTTAACCACCACAAAATAATAACCGGGATTAAAGTTTTTGATATTGATGCGATATTTATCACTACCAACATTTTCCGCATCCACCTTCACTGTATTTCCAATGATGCTATGCAATTCAAAAGAGGTTTCCCTCAAAGTTGAATTTCTAATATTAACAACAATGTAATCAATAGAAGGATTTGGGTAAACTTCGATTTGATTGGAAAAGTCTAGCGATTCATTATCGAATATGATTGACTCTGCAGTATAAGTCGTCGTGCTGGTACTATCTTGAGCCCATGCTGTGGTCGCTGCTAGCAACAAGACCACTGATCCGATAACTTTTAATAATTGCATATAGTTCTACTCCCAATTTCACTGCTCTACAAAATACGCGGATTGCGGATTTATAGTTTCTATGAATATAATTATTTTTTTGTTAAGTCTTACAGAAGAATGAGACTTTTCGATAAGCGGCTAGCAAATTCTCGACGAATTTGTCAAAATACGACGTCCTTATTTATTTCCATAACTACCTTCCACTAACTTTTCGGAATGCTTCGGGTAGGAAGTCTATTAAGTCTGAGGCTATTAATGTCTCCTCCGTATATTTCCTGACATACAAATCACCTGACAACCCATGCAAATGAGCACCAAGTACTGCACTCTCGTATCCTGAATACCCCTGACCTAACAATGCAGTAATAATTCCTGTTAATACGTCTCCGCTTCCACCAGTAGCCATGCCTGGATTTCCGGTAGAATTGAAAATCACCGTCCCATCTGAATTGCAAATACTTGAATTGGCACCTTTGAGTAAAACAATCAAATCATGTTCAGCACAGAACCTAATTTGCTTATCGAGTCGTTCATAATCATCATTCCAATCTCCTACCAACCTTCTAAATTCTCCTGGGTGTGGCGTAAGAACTGATCCTTTTGGAATTTTCTCTATCCATTCTTTGTTCTCCGAAAGAATATTCAAAGCATCAGCATCAATCACCATCGGCCGATCAAACTGATCAAGGATTTGGTTTATGGCCAAAGCAGTCATTCTATCAATACCGATGCCCGGCCCCACACCTATAACATCGAATTCTGAAATGGAATTCATTTTGGAAATCAAATGATCCTGCTCATCCACTATGACCATAGCTTCAGGCACGCTATTTTGTAATACATTTATGCCACAACCTGGCACATGAACGGTAAGCAAACCTGCTCCCGATCGAAGACATGCCTTACTGGCCAAAACGGCCGCACCCATTTTTCCTAATCCACCAGCTACTAATAAGTTTTTTCCGGCGGTTCCTTTATGTGAAAACTTACCTCTGGATCGAATAAATGATTTGATAAAATCTTCTGTAGAATAATAAAAACTTGAAGAAAGTGACTGTATATATTCCTCTACTAGTCCAATACTTTTAATCACGAGTTGCCCACTTTGCTTCTCATTATCTGGAAGCAATAGGGATAGTTTGGGAACTTGAAAGCTGACCGTATGTGTAGCTAACATAATTGCTCCTTCTTCAAACCTTTCATTACAACCCAAACCTGAAGCTATATCTACTGCCACACGAAAGGCACAGGGTTGTTCATTGAGGTGGTTAATAAGATCTGCAATTAATCCTACAACTGGACGACTCAAACCTGAACCAAATATGGCATCTATGATTATAGTTCCAGTAGTTAACTCGGGAAAATTACCTTCTTCTATGACTGTTTGTGGGATATCATAGTTTTGAATGTAATCATAGTTGATTTTAAAATCCCTTGAGCCAGAATCCGGATCACCCACGCAAAAAAGAGACACCATATACCCTGCTTCATTGAGCAGTCTGCAAATTACTAGGCCATCTCCACCGTTATTGCCTGTTCCACAAAATATCACAACTGGAGAATCGGCACTAAACTGAGCGGTAAACCATTTTACAAACTCCTCTGAAGCTCGCTCCATTAAGTCTATCGAATGAATAGGTTCATTCTTGATCGTAAATTGATCAGCTTGGCGGATTTGCTCCGCGTCGAGCACTTTGAGGCATAAATTGAGATCCATATCCAAAAATCATTAGTGATTAAATTTAATGATTTTTAAATAGGATTTGAGATTATCTATCCACTTCTCCCATCACGAAGTCTAACGATCCTACAATTGCTATCAAATCACCCACCATGTAGCCTTTAGATATGGCTGGAAGAATAGATAGATTAGAAAAACTACATCCCCGAGCCTTGCACCTGACGGCAACATCAGACCTCCCATCAGTTCTGAAAAAGAAACCTAACTCCCCTTTTGGGTTTTCAGCACGCACATACAAGTCCTGCGCTTTCGGTCTGATCTTCTTAGGTACCACTTCTCTAGGGTCAAAATCTCTGGTTCGCTTAAGATCTCCAGTAAGTTGCGTTAAGCACTGCTCAATGATTTTTACAGACTGTTTCACTTCTTCCACTCGCACCCAAGTGCGATCCCAGCAGTCTCCTGTTTGGCCCATTTGGCCTGCGCCAATGGGAACATCAAAATCCAACTCTGGATACACGGAATAACCATCTACCTTTCGGTAATCTAGCCTCAAGCCAGACCCTCTAAGGATTGGACCGGTCACACCGTAGTCGATGGCCAGATTCCTTGGGATCACTCCGATGTTGGCCGTACGCTCAATGAATATTTTGTTGTTCATCAACACTTCGTCCAGTTCAACCAATTTTGGTTTGAGGTAATTGATAAACTCTAGACATTTCTCTTCGAAGCCTACTGGCAAATCGTAAAACAGTCCGCCAATCCAGATGTAGTTGTAAAGCATGCGGGCACCACTTACCCATTCGAGTAATCGAAGGATGTGCTCACGATCACGCATCACCCAAAGGAAGGGAGTAAATGCGCCAATATCCAATCCATAAGTACCAATCGCCACGAAATGCGAGGCTATTCGATTCAACTCAGCCACAAGCACACGGATGTATTCTACACGCTTCGGAATTTTATCTTCGATGCCTAACATCCGTTCTACGCCCATCGCATAGGCATGTTCGGAGTTCATAGCGCCGACATAGTCCATGCGATCTACGAAAGGAATCACACCATTCATGGCGACTTGCTCGGCATGCTTCTCGAAGCAGCGATGCAAATAACCCAAATGAGGCACTACATCCACTACGATCTCGCCGTCTGTAACTACTTCTAAGCGAAGTACGCCATGCGTAGACGGGTGTTGTGGTCCGATATTGATGACCATTTCCTCACGTGTGAGTTTGGACTCATCATACACATTGGGTGCGGACTCATTGAGATTTTCTGGACGGTATTTGTATTCTATAGCTTGGCTCATGCTGGATCTCCCTCCTCTCTGATGGTTTTCATTCCACGATAAGTGGCTGGTTCTTCATAATCTTTTCGCATGGGATATCCTTCCCAATCGGCCGGCATTAATATTCTTCTCAAATCTGGATGGTTGTTGAAAGTGATTCCAAATAGGTCATACGCCTCACGTTCGTGCCAATCGGCTGTTTTCCACAAATGAGTGACTGTTTCTATCTCTGGATTTTCTCTCGAAATCACCGTTTTGATCATGATCGAGTGTTCCAAAGGAATGGAATACAAGTTGTAAATCACCTCCATGGTATTCGCCTCTTGGCCATTGTCTATGGCCGTCAGGCATGACAGTAGATCGCAAAATGAGGACGAGTCATCTTTCAGTAGGGCCATCACAGCCTCCATATTCGTGGAATCTATGACCAATGCCTTAGGCGTAGCATTTTCATCGATGGACAAAACCACCCCTTCTCCAAGTTTTGAATCTATCAGATTTTTAAATTCTTCCGTTGTCATGCTTAGGTTTGTTTGTCCAAAATTTCTTTGAAACCTTCGGGTGCTACCAAAGTTTCGTTTTCGATTTTTTCTCTGAGTTTAATAATACCACCGATCAGCGCCTCTGGCCTTGGCGGACAGCCCGGCACGTACACATCTACAGGAATGATTTTATCTACCCCTTTCACTACATGATAACCATGCTCCCAGTATGGGCCTCCGCAGTTGGCACAACTGCCCATAGAAATAACATATCGCGGTTCCGCCATTTGCTCATAGAGTCGACGAACCCGATCAGCCATTTTGTAAGTTACCGTACCGGCTACAATCATCACGTCGGACATTCTAGGGCTGGCTCTTGGCACTACACCAAATCGATCTAAATCATAGCCTGAGGCCATGGATCCCATCATCTCAATCGCACAGCAAGCCAAACCAAAGCCCATAGGCCAGATACTGGACATGCGAGCCCAATTGGTGAGATCCTCCAGATTGCTGAGGACAACGCCGCCATTGTTGAATTGTTGATCGAGTAGGCCTTTCATTTCGTTAGAATCAAGATTTTAGACTTAAGAGTCAAGATTATTTGTACTTGGTATTTAATGATTCGTAAAGTGAATCGGGCACTTTACTTTCTGTATCCAAAATGGTGACATCCGGTTTTTCCCATTCCAGATAGCCTTTGCCCCAGATGTAAACTAGCCCTAAAGCAAGAATCAAAATAAATAGTCCCATTTCTACCATGGCCAACATACCCCAGTTGCCCGCAGTCTCTGCATTTAGTTGTTCGTTGCCAAACACGATCGCCCATGGGAATAGAAACAGCAATTCCGTTTCGAATAGCACGAACACCAAGGCCACCACATAAAACCGTATATTGAACTTGCCCCAGGCCGTACCGGTAGGGTCTTCGCCACATTCGTAGGTGGTCAATTTCTCTTCGTTCGGGCGATTCGGTCGTAGTAATCTACTGATTACCAAAGGGCCAATAATGGCGACTAGGCCGCCGATGGCGAAGAGCAATAAGATTTGATAATTGGTGAGTTCCATGTTTCTATTTCAAATAAATATCCAATTCAAAAGGCCTGTTCCCAAAATTGTCACATTGAGCTACGTCGAAATGTTCGTCTGCTACTAGCAGCAAGGCTTCGAGTACCTCAGCCTGACACTTACTTTGGGCCTTTTGACACGGTTTATCTAAATACTAAGTTACCACAAACAAAAAAACCTCGCCATAAGACGAGGTTTATAATTTCTATATCTAGCGTCTTACAATATCACCTATGCCCAATCCAACAACAAAAAGAATTTGCTGCATTCATATCAAGGGTTGGGATGTTGTAAGTTCTGTTCATTCTAGTTACGCAATAGACGCCAAAAGACCGTTCAATGTTGCGCTTGGTCGCATGGCTTCAGAAGCTAGTTTTTCATTTGGCTGATAGTATCCACCAATGTTAACTTCAGCACCCTGAGCCGCGATCAATTCTTCGTTGATCTTAGCTTCATTGTCTGCCAATGCTTTAGACACTTCCGTGAATTTGGCCTTCAGATCAGCGTCTTTGTCTTGTGCTGCCAATGCCTCAGCCCAGTAAGTCATCAAATAGAAGTGTGAACCTCTATTGTCGATCTCATTCACTTTTCTTGAAGGTGATTTACCCAAGTCCAAGAATTTGCCAGTAGCCTCATCCAAGGCATCCGCCAATACTTGTGCTTTAGCGTTATCAGTCGATTGGCTCAAATGCTCCAATGAAACTGCCAATGCCAAGAACTCTCCTAAAGAATCCCATCTCAAGTGACCTTCTTCGTTGAACTGCTGCACGTGCTTAGGCGCTGATCCACCAGCACCAGTTTCGAACAATCCTCCACCATTCATCAAAGGCACGATAGAAAGCATTTTTGCACTAGTACCCAATTCCAAAATCGGGAACAAGTCAGTCAAATAATCTCTCAACACATTACCTGTAACCGAGATGGTATCTTTTCCTTCTTTGATTCTTTCCAATGAATATTTAGTGGCTTCCACTGGAGATTTGATCAACAATTCCAATCCAGTAGTATCATGATCTTTCAAGTAAGTATTCACTTTAGCGATCAACTGCGCATCGTGTGCTCTGTTTTCGTCCAACCAGAAAACGGCAGGGCTTCCAGTTGCTTTCGCTCTTGATACGGCCAATTTCACCCAATCCTGGATCGGTGCATCTTTCACCTGACACATTCTGAATAAATCGCCTTCACCTACTGGTTGCTCAATCAACACCTTACCCGCTGCGTCAATAACCTTTACCGTTCCAGCAGCAGACATTTGGAA
The sequence above is drawn from the Reichenbachiella sp. genome and encodes:
- a CDS encoding NADH-quinone oxidoreductase subunit A, which translates into the protein MELTNYQILLLFAIGGLVAIIGPLVISRLLRPNRPNEEKLTTYECGEDPTGTAWGKFNIRFYVVALVFVLFETELLFLFPWAIVFGNEQLNAETAGNWGMLAMVEMGLFILILALGLVYIWGKGYLEWEKPDVTILDTESKVPDSLYESLNTKYK